A segment of the Catharus ustulatus isolate bCatUst1 chromosome 12, bCatUst1.pri.v2, whole genome shotgun sequence genome:
CAGAAGGCTTATCTGAGCTAACTTTGCAGGAAAGCCTTGGAGTTTCCCTACATGCACACTGAATAAGGCTGCCTGTCAGGAAACTTTCACATTAAAACTCCTGAACCTCAGTGGGATCCCTGTAAccatcagcagaaaaatgacagaaaggaaaagctctaAATTTATTCAGCAGGTAGGACCAGGCAGCAGaatcagcagagcagcacaggcaggaacTACAGAATACAAATGTTTCATGAACTTTGGAGACCTCCTGGACAGGATCAGGACACATCAGACCTCATGGACAAACACAGCATCTCCTTTCCAGCCACATtcattttgtggggttttttaaaagcaaacaagaagCACGCTGGAAGCTGTGGTCACAGTGTGGCCCTTGCACAATGACAATGCACTCCCTAAGTGGTTTAGCCAGAATAGAAGTAGTTCTGGGTagttcagcacagaaaaaacatctcccatttaaaaaaatcctgttgcTTCTGCTGATATAGCCACCCCCTGTAATTAGAAGGGAATGCTACAGGTCTTGCCCAGAATTATGAGGAAAGAAAACCCAGGTTAACTGGGGGCAGGGACATTAACCTTTCACTGCAGACCCAGTGCTGAGACACCACATCAGGGCCTGCCTGGTCCGCCCAAAATCAGCCGTACATCCCTCTCCGAGAGCAGAACGCTGACTTTGTGCCTGTACTTTGACCGGGGGCTATTTTGATCAAGCACCAGTCATATGCAGCACTTCATCCTCCTTTCTGAGGCATCATGTGGTGGGCTAAGTGCTCAATCAACTCACTGGTTCATTGTATTATTTACGCCTCTAATCTATTTTAGTCCACAACCCTGACATTCAAAGATTATTcttttcctgacccagagagaGTGAGGTCTCCACATTTTTTACCTCCTGCTAAGAGATGTAGAGGGAGAGGACCATcccctggaaagaaaaaaaaaaaaaacaacagctaaACAAAACCCTTTATCCCTTCTAAATAGGGTACTTACTGGAAGTCTGATTAAGCCAGTCCCTCCTAGAACTGCAGCAATGTTAAATGCAGAATGGAATTAGGATCAGTTTATTTCCTGTTAATGGCCTCCCTtagcagttaaaaataaaaaaggaaatataaaccTCAGGAAACTCCAGGCTTCCAACCAGCTGATGAATTAGACCAGCAATATTTCATTACTGTTGATCTCTCTGGTATCTCTGCTCTCTGGATTGTGCTGTATACAACAAAGTTGAAGCACTAAGCCAAGTCCTTGTGTTTTCTGGAGATGGGGGACATAGTGGCAGGACAAGGAAGAATGGTTTCCAATTAAAAGACAGCagatttaaattagatattaggaagaaattcttcactgtcagggtggtggtgaggccctggcacaggctgccatAAcaatctgtggctgccccatccctggaagtattcaaagccaggctggatggggcttggagcaaaagtgtccctgcccacacagGGGGGCTGAAATGAGGTGATctttgagatcccttccaaccccaactgtgattctatgattccatgatcaaTGCTGCTGACTGCCCATGGCTTTCAACATAGGTCACAGATATACATTTTGAGGTTGgatgtttggtttattttgtttggtgttttttcttcttcatttaatgtaatttatcaaagtttttctttcctgttgttGGCAGAAGCCTTGTCTTTGCTGGAGTGCTATAACTGGTCTGtgattctttaattttaaatcagtACAGCTCTCTGGGGTTAAGCCTTGGTTGGCCTGGAGCAACTGTCCAACTCATAGAACAAAGGGTCTTGTATCTTATGATCATATGCTTGAACCTCTGCTCAGTCTCATTTATACCAGTTTTGCTATTACTGGAAAACTAAGCTTAAAGTGGTATTTgagaaagaaatcagaattgaagaagaagaaaaaagcaatgaGATGCAAAATAAGCAGGAAGCTTTTCTCTAAAAATCTGGATATACAACAGCCTTTCTAGCCCGGATTCTGTTTGTTAAAGAGCAGGGCAAGACATGATGCAAACACTTACAGAGCAGTTTTCTGCAACTAAAGCTTTGGGTCGCTCTCAGCTGGCCCAATGGAGCAAAAGTAACTTATCAGATTTCCCTAGAAGGCACATGGTCTACCAGCACAGTTGGCCACATCTGAAAAACTTGTTTCCTGTGAGCTGATCCCAAGAATTGCATTGCAGTGGAATGAActgagctgcaccaggggaaggAAACAGGGCAGAACACTGAGgtaaaaaggcaaaacccaaaacacagatCAAAGAGTCAGTTTAGCCTCACACATTCTGCTGCAAGACACTGTGTTTCTTGGTAATGCAAACTACCCAACTATTTGACTGAGAATAACATGGAATTTGGTTTGTTGTGGAAATGGTTTTGAGTTGGGAGCATGCAGAGCCCACAGGTCTAGGAATGAAAGCAAACCCAGGACTGAGCTtgcaaaaaaagaataaataaataaatacgATAGCAAATTAGATCTTGCCACATGCAGACAAATAGCAAAGTCTTGGCTGGCCTTCACAGaccccagcagccacagacaGAAAGGAAATTCAGACCCCTTGGGGTGATACCACACTCTGAACCACACGACCATCAGATGAATTCAGAGCATAAGGTTTCCAAAAGGAATGAAGAGGAATCTCTGAGTGTTGCCTTAAGAACTGAGCTGAAAGCTAGAGAAATATATCTACTCCTActcaaacaaaaaaggaaaataatatcaacagaaaaacatgtaaaaatgagtttatgtaaaaaaataaaatgtataaaatattaatcCGATGCCTCTGACAGTATCTGGCTAATCACTGGTTTATTTCATTGCTACAACCTATATAAAAGGATAATTTACTTCCAGCAACACAGAACAATTTCACAGTGAAAGTTTAATCAAAGATTGGATTTCAGCAAAATCTCTTTAATAGGAATCCATgactcttcagaaaaaaaatctcaatgtTTTTGACTAAGTGTGAACAAAGCTCGTATTCAGATGGAGAAAAGCTTTACATTTATTGAGGGTAAATCCCTTATCTCTTCTGCAACAGAATCTCCACTGATCTGTGCTGTCAGCTACAAGTGTGACGCTGTACAAACATACCTGTTGGTATTCTTGTCTCGTTTGCAACTGGGACAACTGTTTACAAACAAGTGCTCTGTCAGATAAAGAAACATATTCAGAAGCCAACAGCTCATTTTCCACTTCCCCAGCAGGCTCTACCAAAGATATACAAGACATCTCAGAGGGTGTTTATTTTAACATATCTTTAATGCTGCATTAACTCTGGTCAGCTGTATAATGACCACTTTGGCATGGGAGAATAAATCCATCTTTCCAAGGTGACTTTAACTTGGACCTGGTTTTGCTGATAATGGTATAGGGAAGCCTTTAAAGGTTACCAGTTTGCCTTCTTTGGCTACCAATGTTCAGCCAGGTCTCCTTGACACAAGACATTGCTTTATACCCAGAAGAAATTGtggtaaagaaaataaactcgCCAAGATCACACAGAACTAGGAATAGAAACTTAGTGTAGAATGAAAAGCCTTAGTTATGGACTTCCTTATCCTAGCTCATATAAACTCTACCAATTCTGCTGTTTGTCCGTGACAACATTGTACAGCTAAAAAGGAAAcatattgattaaaaaaaaaaatcttcaacaTTTTATTGGGCTCTCCCAAACCACATCACTTTATGAGCACATTTATTTGCATTGCCTTTGCCAGCTGCTGCACGCACTTAAGTAGAGTAAGTTAAATGTCAACTTCTTCAGAAAGTATCAGCCCCAATCAATTCGGTTTATGGACCACACTATGGAATACTACCACGGTGAACACTGCCCTTCCTCCATGGAATTAGCTCAAAGCAGGACAAGCAGAGCATTCAGCCATGCACAAAGAGCTGCCTGAAGACAGAACAAGGAAGAATTCGCCAACTCCACTTGTTTAACTGCTTCTGTCACCTGAGCCATGGCTTCGCCTCCTCCTGCGCCGAGCGCCAGCTGTTCCCGTCTggttcctgccctgcccagcagccggGCACGGAGCTGTGACACTTCGCCATCTGGGCAGCATCTCCGGCTGTGCCTGGTGCTTGGGCACCCATGCCACCGGCCCACCACCACCAGAAGCTATCCCCGCTGTTCCAACACGCGTTTCGCTCCGTGCCCACCGTGCCCAGCGCTGGAAATGCCGCTTGGAgcgcagctcctgccctgaTTTCCGTGCCAGGCCGGGAGCCCCGCACggctcctcagggctgctgggcCAGCCGCACACGCCGTGCTTGAGGCCGGGCTTTGAACACATCAGCAGCAGGTTACATAATGCATTATTATAAGCGAGATATTGATACATAAATAATGAAACAATCACACAGGAGGGATTTCCCCCGCTCCGGCCCCGAGGGCGGgtgtccccctgccccgccgggcccgggcTGCCGCGGGCGGTCCCCACCTGAAGACGCGGAGCAGGAGGCAGGCGATGAGCGCGGCCGTGAGCGCGCAGGCCCCGATGACGGCGGCTTTGAGCGCGGACAGATCGCGGAGCATCGCGGGCACGGGGCTGAGCCGGGCCCCGCTGTGGTTGCCGGGccccggcgcggcgggcgggcggctgCCATTGCCCGCCGGCGGCTCCAGGCTGccgcgggcggcgggcgcggcgggcagcagcagcggcagcagcagcgaggccgccagcagcggcagcggggcggcggcggggcgcaTCCTGCCCGCTCCGGCTGCCCCGGCTCCGGCCGTGCCGCGCTGAGCCCCGGAaggcagcgccggccggcccggcccggcccccgccccccGAGAGGCGCCGCCTCCCGCTGCCGCCGGGGCCCGCGGCCGGGCACGGCCGGGGATGGGCACAGCCGGGGATGGGCACTGCGGGGATGGACACAGCCGGGGATGGGCACAAATGAGGATGGGCACAACGGGGATGGGCATAAATGGAGATGGGCACAACCGGGGATGGGCACAAATGGAGATGGGCACCGCCGGGGATGGGCACAGCCGGGGCCAGGCACCGCCGCAGCCTCCGCAACCTCTGCCCCCGGAGCTCCCCGCTGCCTcaggccctgctctgccccgcTGCTCCCTCGCTCAGCACGAACAGCTCTTATTAGAGAGGGTCCAAGTGCGATTCCACGGTGGggaagggcctggaggggcCGTACGAGGAGCGGCTGAGGGCGCttggttgttcagcctggaggagagcagagtgagggcagagctgcagctttgccaggaggggcagctccgatctgtgctctgtgtgaccAGAGACAGGACCCGAGGGACcgctggagctggggcaggggaggcctgggatggattttgggaaaaggtTCTTCAGCAGAGGATGGTGAGCCCTGGAACAGACTGCACCGAGGctgacagagctccagcagcatttggacaacaggcacagggtgggatcGTTCGAGTCAcctctgcacagccaggagtTGGGCTTCAATGGTCGTAGTGGGTCCCCTCCACAAAACTCTCTGTTTCTGTTCTCCTGTGGCCACTTTTAATTGCAACACACAGCATCGGCCCAGCTGCAGAACAATGACAGGGGTCACACTGCCATCAAACAGGGCACAGACCTCCCGAGCTGCTGGGTCAGCACGGCCCAGCTGCTACGTCAACAATTCCTGCATCAGATTTatgcctttttgcttttttgctgaTTACCAGGGCTCTGCTTCCAGGGTAGTGTATTCACAGATCTTTCACATCTTTGAAAATGTAAGATGCGAGAAAACCACAGGCATGGTTCTACAGACTGTCCTGCGGCACTGAGCATGTGAGTGGTACCATCAGCCAAGCCAGACAGGGAGCataaatcatagaattataggAATCATAGAACaccctgggctggaagggaatcacaaggatcatccaactcctggccctgcagagaacagcccccaaaatcccacctggtgcctgagagcattgtctaAATGCtgcttgaactctgtcaggctcGGTGCTGTGACCTGTCTTGTTCCAATGACCAACCACCCTTCTGTAGACCCTCCAACATCTTCATAGCCCTCCCTTGAACACTCTCTAATGCTTAATATCCTTCTTATATTGTAGAACCCAAAACTGCACACTGTTCAAAGTGAGGAATAAATGAGGGAGCAAAGTGCCTGTGCCTCGATACTGCCAAACACaacttatttttgctttcagtgttCAGTTTTAGCAAGAGCTTCATTGCTGCTAAATAATTGTATGTGGGGAGAGGGGCACCTTGCCActgaaatgacagaaaacaaaggGGAAGGATGAAAGAGCTGATTTCTGTCCTATTAAAGTCTGCACTTCACGGCTGGCATGGCAGGGTATAATCTATATTATATGTGTGACTAAGATGTGCAGGGCAGGGTCCCTCTGGAGAGGTAGCAGTGAAATAATGCCTGGTTCGTTGGCCTCCCTGGCCAGTTGGGATGCTGTATCAAATGCCACCCACTCAGTAATAAAAGCATCCTGTGTGTTTTGCAGGAAGTTCCTTGGGATGAGGAAATTTTGACATGGACACTGTGCAGAAGGCCCCTAGTCCGTCTGAATTGGGCATTGTTCCGACTTTATTTCATTGCTGACTTTTGTGCAGTTTCCCAGTTTCCAACGTGGGGCTTGGTTTATTtctgttcaggaaaaaaaaataaaataaataaatcagtaaaaatTCCATCTGGGCAGGAGGTCAGATTGGTGGTGCGGGCTATTTCCCAAACAGTGGTGTGAGCGCTGCTCACATGAGTTATCATTTGTAAACACTGACCCTGTTGCTGGCCCTGCCTGTTCTGAGATGTTTGCCAGCTGCTACCCAGCCTCTGGCAGATCCTTCTGGCAGAGCAGTGCTTCCCCATAGGATGAGGGAAGACGTGTGAAGGACTTCCAAAACAAGAATCACCTCCCGCAGTTTGAGTGAATATATCGGAGGTGAAGAGCCATTAACACAACAGTTTTGGAGAGCATAATTTGATTCAAGTGGCTTCAGgatttcttgttttggtttggcttttttgtaggtttattttttttttcctcctcagatGCTTTACTGATATTTCACATGTCATTTGCCTAATTTGGGAATCATTCCTGGGTCCTGGTCTGGAATGTGGGATTTCGCAACCCTGTTCTTCAATGACATCATGTGGTTTGTTCTGAATACAGCAATAATAAATGAGAGCAAAGGGAGTTTACCAGCCCTTCTACAATAAACATTTTATCTGAACAGTCATCTTTGGGGGATCTGAATTAATTTGTGGGGTTTGGATTTTACCTAGTAAGTCATGTTTTCCATGTATGTAGGACAAAGAGTCCCACTTGGATAACAAGGAAGCAACATCTTGGTTTCATCTCCTCCTTAGCAGTGGTGGCTGTGAAAGCCAGTGCTCCCAAGAGCTTTGTTAGAAGAACACGACTTTGAGAAATCGAGAGGAAATTCAGAcagtgaaaaatgcagaaagtatTTGGTTTCCCCTCTGATGGAGCCTGAGTTTCATTCCTGACACAAACAcgctgctggaggagaaggctctgtgggctgcaggggTAGAGTTGGTGCagcttttctccctgctgaGTTTTCTTCCCAGTTACACCTGTTCGGTGTCATTACAAGTTGGAGCTCTCAGTAGCAATTGCCTTTTCTGTAGAAGAGTCTGTACTGGCTGAATAGAAGGAGTGAGCATATTTCTGTATGCAATTGCTTCTGGGAATGGCAGATTTCTGTATTTATGGATGTCTGATAGAGGAGCAACCCTGTTTGTGGGGAAGGCTCTTCATGCACTGCTTAGCAATGCATATGAAGCTCGGGCTGCCCCTTCCTTTGTGCTCTCAGATGGCCTCCAGGCAGCACCCAGATGTATTTTTAGCTCTCAGAATAGAGGAAAATTTGCAAGAAATTGTGCAGAGAAGGAATAAGCGAAGGAGTTGAAGCTAGCTCAGTCGTCAGATTTAGGCAGGCTGGATTTGCAGGAATAAATAAGCGTTTCTGTGAGAGAAATGAAATGTGtacaaaatgaggaaaactaCATGCCCAAGGATTTGCTGCAGAAGTAGTACACCTTCTGGAAAAGACTAGGGTCCAGTAAGGAAGGGAATAAAATGGAGCTGGTAAGGTATCTGTGCTCCATGAGCCCACCTCTGACATCTCAAACCCAAAAAGCCAGGCTGCTAGCAGACACCCAAATTCAAGGAGCAATCACCTCTCCATCAGAGGGTGTTTGAGCTTGGATGTTAGACAAGAGAGCACAGGGTAATTGCAAGATTTAATCATTCTTCCAGTGACTATTGCTAGATAACCTCAGCCAGCAGTGCAGTAAAACTGCAATGCCTCATCTATCACGAGTGGTCCAAGGGCTGCAAAGATGTCCTGTTGCTAAGTAAAGACCAGTGGTGTAGAGCAAACAGGAGCTCCTGATATACTTGGACAAGTCTTTGCACATTCCTAGTTAGCACATTACATTAGCCTGTTATTTCTATAACCCTCTAAAACATTTATGGCTTTTTGCAGACATTAAAAGCCAGTGCTACTGCTGCAAAAGGCTTGTAATTTAAGTCTGTGATAAGCAGCAGATTCCTTTTAAACGAGGTTGGTGCAGTCATTAAGCTGGGGTACAGAGATTATCTCTTGAGTAGGTTCTACAATATTGCTAATATACCCAATGTTGCAGTGTAGCAGTTAATCtaaagaaaacagggaaaggaaggaCAGCAGTAAACCACAAATCTTTGTTTAGTTTGGATAACAATAATCAAAGAACACAAAAGCCGATTATGACTTTGCCTCCCACTGCTGCACTGCCTATTCATGCAGTGTGTCCTGACTGGCCTGCTGAAGTGCAACCTGAAGGCAAACTGACAAATAATTCAAGcctttttttggatttttttttatttatttattttaaagataatttgcAAATTGTGTCCTTGGActggttttcttcatttcagctgCATTAAATAAACTCATTGGGTTGGTAGTAGCTAATCTTGCAGCCTCAGATAGTTTTAGAGGTTCATTGATGATGTTCAAGTGATTGCCAAGTAGCAGGACTCCATCCAGAATTGCAAGTGACCGGGATAAGGAATAAACAGAATTGGATTTAACCTCTACACTATCTCCCAGTGCAGCTGAAGCATCGTCAGACATGGCACTTATTTTGTCATTGCAGGAGAATAAGTCAGACCGGCTCAAAGGGGAAATATCTGTGCTGTGATAGTGCTTCTCATCCATCAGTACCTCCTTACCCATGTCTTAGAAGTCCTGCAGAGGCAGAAGAAGCAGCTGAGCCCTTGTAGGATGCTGCTCTAACACGTCgtggtcactgctgctgtgagagcagcTCGGGGTGTCTGTGCAGCCCTCACCAGCAGACTCCCTCTGGAGTCTCCAAAAGGCtgaggggcacagaggggcCCTGTCactcctgtgtccatcccatgtGGAGCCCCTCACCCTGGCAGTGCCTCTGGACTGGTGATGCActctccctgtcccacaccGTGCCTGAggtttggagctgctgcccctgggtgCTCTTCTGTACATCATGAACCACCCCAAAGGGCTACCAGAGAGGGAGTTGTTTGGAGTCACACACCTGGCCAAACATCTGTTTGCAGCTCCCAGGAATCCCAGCACCCAGttgagcagagagcaggggtGAGGCACACTGcccctttcagcagcagcagtttaaTCCTGGTTTAACTGAGCTGAGCCTGTAACTGTcatcccagcaccagccccttCTCCCTGGAAGGACAGTGATCTTGAGCTGCCTGGAATAATTCTCAGTGTGAAGCAGCTCCCCTGGAAGCTGTGAGATTAAATCCTTGTGGCATCTTGTTACAGGGATCAGCTCACAGGGGATTATGGATGTGCAAGTGGCACCTGCTCTCTGGGGAAAGTGGGGAAACATCTGTTAACATCTGCAGCCAGGCTTCCAAATCCCCAGTGGGAAGCAGCCCTAAGAGTGTCTCGTGGCAAGATGAGTATCAGGAGGAGGGTGTGCTGACCAAAAGGTGTGCTGACAGCAGGAAATCCGTGAGCTCTCACTGCAGTTTGTTGCTTTCTAAAAGGGCTGAACCCTGTGGTTTGTTAGtggagtttttgtttggttgtcCTTGTGATTTCCAGAGaaggatttttctggttttactttAGCATCACGAAGCTTTATCTTTGTGTGGCTGGAGGGTCTGTATGGATGAGGGGAGAATTTGTATGATTATAACCTTAATAgatcaaaaaataaaagataagcAATCAGAAAAGGAGGGATTATTTCTTAAATTGCCAAAAATTTGCTGTTGCTTGTTATCATGTATTTAATTCAAATATCAGAAAGACACCTGGGGAAGGAATCAAGCTGCTGAGAAGATTCAGGTTTCTCATAACTGTGAGAAAACCTCAACCTATTTTCCATTccctttaaaaagcaaagcagaaagggaaaatgtcTTGATTGTTCTTCAGCAGCAAACCTGTTTTTTAACTAAATTTTGACACAAGAGGAGTGGGtgtaaaatgtatttgtttcctttcaaaTCAACTAAATAAATGTTGGTTGCTACCACACAAATTGTCACTTAAGGCAGCCTTTGTGAGATGCAATTTCTACCCATCTCTTGTTTTTGCTTCCTGAAACACCATTTACAATATTTTCAGCATCACCCCAAATACAGCTGATGATTTTTGGAAACAGCACCTCAAATGAGGTTGGTTGTGAAGAATTTGCCTGGCACTAAACatctgctgtcagtgctgttaTCAGCAGAGTGCCACAAACCCTTCCTCACCTGTGGGATGATAATAGGTTTAGAGCAGTTCAGATGAAAGATGTCTAGTCCATAAACCTATCCTGTTTCTCacaattttctttccccaacCCAAACACCTGTGAAAGAATGTGGTGTTTATGAAGTTGGAGTCTGATAGCACTATTTGGAGCCAAACATAACATACAATCCTCCCTATGGATGCACAGTGGGTTTAGCTATGAAAATTTGCTAATT
Coding sequences within it:
- the FAM174B gene encoding membrane protein FAM174B; the protein is MRPAAAPLPLLAASLLLPLLLPAAPAARGSLEPPAGNGSRPPAAPGPGNHSGARLSPVPAMLRDLSALKAAVIGACALTAALIACLLLRVFRSGKRIKKTRKYDIITTPAERVEMAPLNEEDDEDEDSTVFDVKYR